A window of the Janthinobacterium agaricidamnosum NBRC 102515 = DSM 9628 genome harbors these coding sequences:
- a CDS encoding polyamine ABC transporter substrate-binding protein, with translation MAVAAVTAAMALALPVHVEAAEEKVLNIYNWSDYISDDAVKNFEKETGIKVRYDVFDNNEILNAKLVAGKSGYDIVVPTAQWARLQIDAGLLRKLDKSKLSNIGNLDPAIQAKLSKIDPSNEYLVDWLWGYTTVGINVNKVKAALGNLPMPDNAWDLIFDPKYASKLKSCGVSFLDSPSEVLPAALQYLNKPAYSKVAADYQEAAKVLQVIRPNVTLFSSSGYINDMANGAICVALGWSGDINIARQRAIDAKNGNVIQVLIPKTAALMFDTMAIPADAPHPGNAHLFINYILRPQVHASLSNKVFYANPNTASVKFVRKDIADNKAIFLSDQDKQRMAAPEATTADIRRLMTRIYTKFKTGM, from the coding sequence ATGGCAGTGGCGGCTGTGACTGCGGCCATGGCGCTGGCTTTGCCGGTTCATGTCGAGGCTGCGGAAGAAAAAGTCTTGAACATCTATAACTGGTCGGATTACATCAGTGACGATGCGGTCAAGAATTTTGAAAAGGAAACCGGCATCAAGGTGCGTTACGATGTGTTCGACAATAACGAAATCCTGAATGCCAAGCTGGTGGCCGGCAAGTCGGGCTACGATATCGTGGTGCCGACCGCGCAATGGGCGCGTTTGCAAATCGACGCCGGCCTGCTGCGCAAGCTCGATAAAAGCAAGCTGAGTAATATTGGCAATCTCGATCCGGCGATCCAGGCCAAGTTGTCCAAGATCGATCCGAGCAATGAATACCTGGTCGACTGGCTGTGGGGCTACACCACGGTCGGTATCAATGTGAACAAGGTCAAGGCCGCGCTCGGCAACTTGCCGATGCCCGACAATGCGTGGGATCTGATCTTCGATCCGAAATACGCGTCGAAGCTGAAATCGTGCGGCGTGTCTTTCCTCGACTCGCCGTCGGAAGTATTGCCGGCCGCATTGCAATACCTGAACAAGCCGGCGTACTCGAAGGTCGCCGCCGATTACCAGGAAGCGGCTAAAGTATTACAGGTAATTCGTCCGAATGTGACACTGTTCAGCTCGTCTGGCTACATCAATGACATGGCCAACGGCGCGATTTGCGTGGCGCTGGGCTGGTCGGGCGACATCAATATCGCGCGCCAGCGCGCCATCGACGCCAAGAACGGCAATGTAATCCAGGTGCTGATCCCGAAAACCGCGGCGCTGATGTTCGACACGATGGCGATCCCGGCCGATGCGCCGCATCCAGGCAATGCGCACTTGTTCATCAATTACATCTTGCGTCCGCAAGTGCATGCCAGCCTGAGCAACAAGGTGTTTTACGCCAATCCGAACACGGCCAGCGTCAAGTTCGTGCGCAAGGACATTGCCGACAATAAGGCGATCTTCCTGTCCGACCAGGACAAGCAGCGCATGGCGGCGCCGGAAGCGACCACGGCCGATATACGCCGTTTGATGACGCGCATTTATACCAAGTTCAAGACGGGAATGTAA
- the sixA gene encoding phosphohistidine phosphatase SixA: protein MDLILWRHAEAEPGTPDLERALTPKGQKQARRMADWLTSQLPDSCKILVSPARRTLQTAEALGRKFKLHNELAPGAEAEDILKVANWPAAKESVLIVGHQPTLGQVAALLLTGEELDWDMRKAGAWWFSQHEPGDPASVYLKAVMSHDLVVK, encoded by the coding sequence ATGGATCTGATTTTATGGCGCCATGCCGAAGCCGAGCCCGGCACACCGGACCTGGAGCGCGCACTGACGCCGAAAGGACAGAAGCAGGCGCGCCGCATGGCCGACTGGCTGACCTCGCAATTGCCCGACAGTTGCAAGATACTGGTCAGCCCGGCGCGCCGCACGCTGCAAACCGCCGAAGCGCTGGGCCGCAAGTTCAAGCTGCATAATGAACTGGCGCCCGGTGCGGAAGCGGAAGATATCTTGAAGGTGGCCAACTGGCCTGCCGCCAAAGAGTCGGTGCTGATCGTCGGCCACCAGCCGACGCTGGGCCAGGTGGCGGCGCTGCTGCTGACTGGCGAAGAGCTCGATTGGGACATGCGCAAGGCTGGCGCCTGGTGGTTTTCACAGCACGAACCGGGCGATCCGGCCAGCGTTTACTTGAAAGCCGTGATGTCGCACGACCTGGTGGTAAAGTAA
- the ppk1 gene encoding polyphosphate kinase 1 codes for MKPEQHTEVTKSGILLDRELSQLTFNRRVMAQAEDKSIPLLERLRYLCIVSSNLDEFFEVRVASLLAAGSIGGSLAGHPALMATLERIGNECHLMVQQQYDILNSEVLPALRAKGVHLLRHNDRNDAQRAWVKDYFDREVRPLLTPIGLDPAHPFPQVVNKSLNFIVSLSGKDAFGRGTAIAIVKAPRVLPRVIRLPDELSANGVSFCLLSSIIHAHISDLFAGREVIAYSQFRVTRDSDLWVDEDEVKNLRQALKGELVGRQFGTSVRLEVAMNCPPELSQFLLDQFSLDQSRLYRVNGPVNLVRLAELIEHVNQPALRFPPFFPGLPQKMAGADIFAALKKHDILLHHPYQSFQTVIDFVRSAAYDSSVVAIKQTIYRTGMNSDLMESLIAAARMGKEVTVIVELMARFDEEANINWADKLEQAGAQVVYGVVGLKTHAKVALVIRREEGALRFYAHLGTGNYHPTTTKLYTDFGLLTSRQELAVEVNEVFIHLTSLTKPHNLNHLWLAPFGLQSEIIKAIRNEAKIARAGRPGRIIVKINALVDESVIRALYAASNDGVKIDLIVRGACTLKPGVPGLSENIRVRSIIGRFLEHSRIYYFRNDLAHDVYLASADWMSRNLFRRVEVAFPILDRSLKRRVIAEGLNPYLKDNTNAWELEPSGHYQRRKPRGKQVSFSAQQYLMQTLGTPSTEVHD; via the coding sequence ATGAAACCTGAACAACACACGGAAGTGACAAAATCAGGCATCTTGCTTGATCGTGAGTTATCGCAGCTCACTTTTAACCGGCGCGTGATGGCGCAAGCGGAAGATAAAAGCATCCCTTTGCTGGAACGCCTGCGTTATTTATGTATTGTCAGCAGCAACCTCGACGAATTCTTTGAAGTGCGCGTGGCCAGCCTGCTGGCGGCCGGCAGCATCGGCGGCTCGCTGGCGGGCCACCCCGCCCTGATGGCGACGCTGGAACGGATCGGCAATGAATGCCACCTGATGGTCCAGCAACAATATGACATATTAAATAGCGAAGTATTACCGGCCTTGCGCGCCAAGGGTGTGCACTTGCTGCGCCACAACGACCGCAACGACGCCCAGCGCGCGTGGGTCAAGGATTATTTCGACCGCGAAGTGCGGCCGCTGCTGACGCCGATCGGCCTCGACCCGGCCCACCCCTTCCCCCAGGTAGTTAACAAGAGTCTCAATTTCATCGTCTCGCTGAGCGGCAAGGATGCATTCGGCCGCGGCACCGCGATCGCCATCGTCAAGGCGCCGCGGGTATTGCCGCGCGTGATACGGCTGCCGGACGAACTGTCGGCCAACGGCGTCTCGTTCTGCCTGCTGTCGTCGATCATCCACGCGCATATCTCGGACTTGTTCGCCGGCCGCGAAGTGATCGCCTACTCGCAATTCCGGGTCACTCGCGACAGCGACCTGTGGGTCGATGAAGATGAAGTCAAGAATTTGCGCCAGGCCTTGAAAGGCGAGCTGGTCGGGCGCCAGTTCGGCACCTCGGTGCGGCTGGAGGTGGCGATGAATTGCCCGCCGGAGCTGTCGCAATTCCTGCTCGACCAGTTCAGCCTGGACCAGAGCAGGCTGTACCGCGTCAACGGCCCGGTCAACCTGGTGCGGCTGGCCGAGCTGATCGAGCATGTCAACCAGCCCGCGCTGCGCTTTCCGCCGTTCTTCCCCGGCTTGCCGCAAAAAATGGCCGGCGCCGACATCTTTGCCGCGCTGAAAAAACACGACATCCTGCTGCACCACCCTTACCAGTCGTTCCAGACCGTGATCGACTTCGTGCGCAGCGCCGCGTACGACAGCAGCGTGGTGGCGATCAAGCAGACGATTTACCGCACCGGCATGAATTCCGACTTGATGGAATCGCTGATCGCGGCCGCGCGCATGGGCAAGGAAGTCACCGTCATCGTCGAATTGATGGCGCGTTTCGACGAGGAAGCCAATATCAACTGGGCCGACAAGCTGGAACAGGCCGGCGCGCAAGTGGTATATGGCGTGGTCGGCTTGAAAACCCATGCCAAGGTAGCGCTGGTGATACGCCGCGAAGAAGGCGCGCTGCGCTTTTATGCCCATTTGGGCACCGGCAATTACCACCCGACCACCACCAAGCTGTACACCGACTTCGGCTTGCTGACCTCGCGCCAGGAATTGGCGGTCGAAGTCAACGAAGTGTTTATTCACCTGACCAGCCTGACCAAGCCGCACAACCTGAACCATTTATGGCTGGCGCCGTTCGGCTTGCAAAGCGAGATCATCAAGGCGATCCGCAACGAAGCCAAGATCGCCCGCGCCGGCCGCCCCGGCCGCATCATCGTCAAGATCAATGCGCTGGTCGATGAATCGGTGATACGCGCGCTGTACGCCGCGTCGAACGACGGCGTCAAGATCGACCTGATCGTGCGCGGCGCCTGCACGCTGAAACCGGGCGTGCCGGGCTTGTCCGAAAATATCCGGGTGCGTTCCATCATCGGCCGTTTCCTGGAACATAGCCGCATCTATTATTTCCGCAACGACTTGGCGCACGACGTCTACCTGGCCAGCGCCGACTGGATGAGCCGCAACCTGTTCCGCCGCGTCGAAGTGGCGTTCCCGATACTGGACCGCTCGCTGAAACGGCGGGTCATCGCCGAAGGCTTGAACCCTTACCTGAAAGACAATACCAATGCGTGGGAACTGGAGCCGAGCGGACATTACCAGCGCCGCAAGCCGCGCGGCAAGCAAGTGTCCTTCAGTGCGCAGCAATACTTGATGCAGACCTTGGGCACGCCAAGTACCGAGGTGCACGACTAG
- the pstS gene encoding phosphate ABC transporter substrate-binding protein PstS, whose product MQMKQMFKLIVVGASAAMAFSSASVMAADMTGAGATFPYPIYAKWAETYKASTGNGLNYQSVGSGAGIKQIKAKTVDFGASDMPLKAEELDAEGLTQFPAIMGGVVTVVNLDGIAPGQLKMTGKVIGDIYLGKITKWNAPEIVALNGGVKLPDTEITVVHRADGSGTSFLFTDFLSKTDAEFKTKIGAGTAVKWAVGVGGKGNEGVAANVQRIKGAIGYVEWAYSKKNKMTHTQLQNKEGTYLQPSDDAFKAAAASAEWNKTPGFGVVLTDQAGKNSWPITGASFILMHKTQADAAKAKEVLKFFGWAYKNGGAAAADLDYVPLPASVVKLVEDSWKANLKDASGKAIY is encoded by the coding sequence ATGCAAATGAAGCAAATGTTCAAATTGATCGTCGTGGGTGCTTCGGCAGCGATGGCATTTTCTTCCGCTTCCGTCATGGCGGCAGATATGACAGGTGCTGGTGCAACATTCCCGTACCCAATCTACGCCAAATGGGCCGAGACTTACAAAGCCTCGACCGGCAATGGCCTGAACTACCAATCGGTTGGTTCCGGCGCCGGCATCAAGCAAATCAAGGCCAAGACCGTTGACTTCGGCGCGTCCGACATGCCATTGAAAGCGGAAGAGCTCGATGCTGAAGGCTTGACACAGTTCCCGGCCATCATGGGCGGCGTGGTCACCGTGGTCAACCTGGACGGTATCGCTCCTGGCCAATTGAAAATGACCGGCAAAGTGATCGGCGACATCTACCTGGGCAAGATCACCAAGTGGAATGCGCCTGAAATCGTCGCGCTGAACGGCGGGGTCAAGCTGCCGGACACCGAAATCACCGTGGTGCACCGCGCCGACGGTTCGGGCACCTCGTTCCTGTTCACCGACTTCTTGTCGAAAACCGATGCTGAATTCAAAACCAAGATCGGCGCCGGCACGGCGGTGAAATGGGCGGTTGGCGTCGGTGGCAAGGGTAACGAAGGCGTCGCCGCAAACGTGCAGCGCATCAAGGGTGCTATCGGTTACGTGGAGTGGGCTTACTCCAAGAAAAACAAGATGACCCATACCCAGTTGCAAAACAAGGAAGGCACCTATCTGCAGCCTAGCGACGACGCTTTCAAAGCGGCCGCCGCCAGCGCCGAGTGGAACAAAACCCCAGGTTTCGGCGTGGTGCTGACCGACCAGGCTGGTAAAAACAGCTGGCCTATCACCGGCGCATCGTTCATCCTGATGCACAAAACCCAGGCCGATGCCGCCAAAGCCAAGGAAGTCCTGAAATTCTTCGGCTGGGCCTATAAAAACGGCGGCGCCGCCGCTGCCGACCTGGACTACGTGCCACTGCCGGCATCGGTCGTCAAGCTGGTGGAAGATTCGTGGAAAGCCAATCTGAAAGACGCTTCTGGTAAAGCAATCTACTAA
- the pstC gene encoding phosphate ABC transporter permease subunit PstC, with the protein MPDIHADASNQAQMHTTMRKQRLQDFIFHKVTMLFALSVLLVLVGIIISLIIGAWPAFKEFGPAFITTVEWDPVNDQYGALIAIVGTLSTSFIALLIAFPVSFGIALFLTEICPVWLRRPLGTAVELLAGVPSIIYGMWGLFVFAPLFADYAQPVLKATLGNLPVIGQLFNGPMMGIGILTAGLILAVMIIPFISSVMRDVFEIVPAVLKESAYGLGCTRWEVVRKIVLPYTKTGVVGGVMLGLGRALGETMAVTFVIGNANKLSWSLFAAGNSIASTLANEFAEAETKLHVASLFALALILFAITFIVLSGAKIMLAGMSRKEGAK; encoded by the coding sequence ATGCCCGATATTCATGCCGACGCCAGCAATCAGGCGCAAATGCATACCACCATGCGCAAGCAGCGCTTGCAGGATTTTATTTTTCACAAGGTGACGATGTTGTTCGCCTTATCGGTGTTGCTGGTGTTGGTCGGCATCATCATTTCGCTGATCATCGGCGCCTGGCCCGCGTTTAAAGAATTCGGCCCCGCTTTCATCACCACGGTCGAGTGGGACCCGGTCAACGATCAATACGGCGCGCTGATCGCCATCGTCGGCACGCTGTCGACCTCGTTCATCGCCTTGCTGATCGCCTTCCCGGTGAGTTTCGGCATTGCGCTGTTCCTGACTGAAATTTGCCCGGTCTGGCTGCGCCGCCCGCTGGGTACCGCGGTCGAATTGCTGGCCGGCGTGCCGAGCATCATCTACGGCATGTGGGGCCTGTTCGTGTTCGCGCCGCTGTTTGCCGATTACGCGCAACCGGTATTGAAAGCAACGCTGGGCAACTTGCCGGTGATCGGCCAGTTGTTCAACGGCCCGATGATGGGGATCGGCATCCTGACCGCCGGCCTGATCCTGGCCGTGATGATCATCCCGTTCATTTCGTCGGTGATGCGCGACGTGTTCGAAATCGTGCCTGCGGTACTGAAGGAATCCGCTTACGGCCTCGGCTGCACGCGCTGGGAAGTGGTGCGCAAGATCGTTTTGCCTTACACCAAGACCGGCGTGGTCGGCGGCGTGATGCTGGGCCTTGGCCGCGCGCTGGGCGAAACCATGGCGGTCACCTTTGTGATCGGTAACGCCAATAAACTGTCGTGGTCGCTGTTTGCCGCCGGTAACAGTATCGCTTCCACGCTGGCCAATGAATTCGCCGAAGCCGAAACCAAGCTGCATGTCGCGTCGCTGTTCGCACTGGCGCTGATCTTGTTCGCGATCACCTTTATCGTCCTGTCCGGCGCCAAGATCATGTTGGCAGGAATGTCCCGCAAGGAAGGCGCCAAATAA